In Bacteroidia bacterium, a genomic segment contains:
- a CDS encoding tetratricopeptide repeat protein, translated as MKRIYLIFFLLILVVPTYAQLFSEPGKADVRAGNKAYEDKNYALSEQAYKKALEAKKENSRAVYNLGNAYYQQGKFSEAAYEFEKAASMAENSGEKSQAFHNLGNALLKDNKFKESIDAYKRALREKPDDEETKYNLAYAQQMLREQQQKQNQDQKQDDKKDQDQKDKQDQQKQDQQDQKQDQNQDQQQNQDQKDQQDNKSEAQQPKQQQMSPEQIEKMLEALEFQEEKLQQDLQKKKVPANKKKVEKDW; from the coding sequence ATGAAACGCATTTATCTGATATTTTTTCTCTTGATCCTGGTAGTCCCTACCTATGCGCAGCTATTTTCAGAACCGGGAAAAGCAGATGTACGAGCAGGGAATAAAGCGTATGAAGACAAAAATTATGCATTGTCAGAGCAGGCCTACAAAAAAGCATTAGAAGCTAAAAAAGAAAATTCACGTGCAGTGTACAATTTGGGAAATGCTTATTACCAGCAAGGCAAATTTTCCGAAGCCGCTTATGAGTTTGAAAAAGCGGCGAGCATGGCCGAAAATTCTGGTGAAAAGTCTCAGGCGTTTCACAATCTGGGAAATGCGCTGCTAAAGGACAATAAATTTAAAGAGAGCATTGATGCCTATAAAAGAGCCCTGAGGGAAAAACCTGATGACGAGGAAACCAAATACAATCTCGCCTATGCGCAACAGATGCTGAGAGAACAACAACAGAAACAAAACCAGGATCAGAAGCAGGACGATAAGAAAGACCAGGACCAAAAAGACAAACAGGATCAGCAAAAACAGGATCAGCAAGATCAGAAACAAGACCAAAATCAGGACCAGCAACAAAATCAGGATCAGAAAGATCAACAGGACAATAAAAGCGAGGCGCAACAGCCCAAACAACAGCAAATGTCGCCGGAACAAATAGAGAAAATGCTGGAAGCACTTGAATTTCAGGAAGAAAAACTTCAACAGGATCTGCAAAAAAAGAAAGTCCCGGCTAACAAGAAAAAAGTAGAAAAGGATTGGTAA
- a CDS encoding VWA domain-containing protein yields MASRFEHPEALYLLFLLIPMAVIFGVFWFGRKKAIARMGDASLVARLMPASPTWKHQIKFALACLSLIFLVFALANPQLSETPKKIKREGVDLIIALDISKSMLAEDEKPSRLAKSKQFVSRLIDKLAGDRVGMIIFAGNAYLQVPLTSDYRAAKSLLKTVSTDLAPTQGTAIGEAIRLAAKSFPEGQTQFKTMLIISDGENHEGDALEAAEEAASQGLVVHTMGIGTTRGAPIPEMKNGMEDYKRDKEGGIVFSKLNVEMLREVAAAGKGRYFQLTQGTTEVKAFLDELAGMEKKEFEDQEFTDYDDYFQLFLGIGILFLLLEYFISESRSRIFSDWRIFRE; encoded by the coding sequence ATGGCAAGTAGATTTGAACATCCCGAGGCTCTGTACCTTTTATTTCTGCTCATTCCCATGGCAGTAATATTTGGGGTATTCTGGTTTGGCAGAAAAAAAGCTATTGCCCGAATGGGTGATGCATCTTTGGTTGCCAGGCTTATGCCGGCAAGTCCTACATGGAAACACCAGATCAAGTTTGCGCTCGCCTGCCTCTCTCTGATTTTTCTCGTTTTTGCACTCGCCAATCCGCAGTTGTCCGAAACACCCAAAAAAATAAAAAGAGAAGGCGTTGACCTGATTATTGCCCTCGATATCTCCAAAAGTATGCTGGCTGAAGATGAAAAGCCTTCCCGCCTGGCAAAATCCAAACAATTTGTATCACGACTTATCGATAAACTTGCAGGGGACCGGGTTGGAATGATTATTTTTGCCGGAAATGCCTATCTCCAGGTACCGCTTACCTCCGACTATCGCGCGGCAAAATCTCTGTTAAAAACAGTTAGCACAGACCTCGCACCGACCCAGGGAACTGCCATTGGTGAGGCAATCCGGTTAGCTGCAAAATCTTTCCCGGAAGGGCAGACACAATTTAAAACCATGCTTATCATCTCTGACGGTGAAAATCATGAAGGAGATGCACTTGAAGCCGCCGAGGAAGCCGCATCACAAGGACTGGTTGTGCACACTATGGGGATTGGTACCACCAGAGGTGCCCCAATCCCTGAGATGAAAAATGGAATGGAAGACTACAAAAGAGATAAGGAGGGGGGAATTGTTTTTTCAAAACTCAATGTCGAAATGCTCAGAGAAGTAGCTGCAGCTGGAAAAGGAAGGTATTTCCAGCTTACACAGGGAACCACAGAAGTGAAAGCTTTTTTGGATGAGTTGGCGGGAATGGAAAAGAAAGAGTTTGAAGATCAGGAGTTTACAGATTATGATGACTACTTTCAGCTATTCCTGGGCATCGGGATACTTTTTCTTTTGCTAGAATATTTTATCTCAGAAAGCCGAAGCAGAATTTTCTCTGACTGGCGTATTTTCAGAGAATAA
- a CDS encoding VWA domain-containing protein: MTSFWNKITFANPWIFLLLIIPVLMILWQIWRYRYLYPTLRLPILEGVKAHARPVRGFIKKYLFVLRVLGVSAFIIALARPQSSMSEEEINTEGIDIVIALDISGSMEALDFEPDRLGAAKQKAKEFIEGRKNDRIGLVVFAGESFTQCPLTIDHPVLLDMLKTVRTGIIEQGTAIGMGLATAVIRLKESEAKSKVIILLTDGVNNSGFIDPLTAVTAAQEYGIRVYTIGVGKNGMAPFKVQDFFGNTQYQQQEVRIDEELLKEIAARTGGKYFQATSNAALGNVYQEIDRLEKTRIEVTRLTNYTEEFYWFLIIGGLLFLLEMVLRYSVVRSIP; the protein is encoded by the coding sequence ATGACCAGCTTTTGGAACAAAATCACTTTTGCCAATCCGTGGATTTTTCTCCTGCTGATCATCCCTGTGCTGATGATTTTGTGGCAAATATGGCGGTACCGGTACCTATACCCTACCCTGCGACTGCCCATTCTTGAAGGAGTAAAAGCGCATGCCCGTCCTGTAAGAGGGTTTATCAAAAAATACCTTTTTGTGCTGCGCGTACTGGGAGTAAGTGCCTTTATTATTGCCCTGGCTCGCCCACAGTCAAGCATGAGCGAAGAAGAAATCAATACAGAAGGTATTGACATTGTCATCGCGCTGGACATATCAGGAAGTATGGAAGCGCTTGATTTTGAGCCAGACCGACTGGGAGCAGCCAAACAAAAAGCTAAAGAATTTATTGAAGGCCGCAAAAATGATCGAATCGGACTCGTCGTATTTGCAGGAGAAAGTTTCACCCAATGCCCGCTTACTATCGATCACCCGGTATTGCTGGATATGCTAAAAACAGTAAGAACCGGTATTATAGAACAGGGAACGGCGATCGGAATGGGACTGGCTACCGCTGTGATCCGTCTCAAAGAAAGTGAAGCAAAAAGTAAAGTTATCATTCTGCTTACAGACGGCGTCAATAATAGTGGGTTTATAGATCCGCTCACCGCCGTCACGGCAGCTCAGGAGTATGGGATCCGTGTCTATACTATCGGCGTGGGGAAAAATGGCATGGCACCCTTTAAAGTGCAGGACTTCTTTGGCAATACCCAGTACCAGCAACAGGAAGTGCGGATCGATGAAGAATTACTGAAAGAAATTGCGGCCAGAACCGGAGGGAAATATTTCCAGGCTACCAGTAATGCCGCTTTGGGTAATGTCTATCAGGAAATCGATCGTCTCGAAAAAACTCGTATCGAAGTTACACGTCTTACCAACTATACAGAGGAATTTTATTGGTTTCTCATCATTGGGGGCCTTCTGTTTCTACTGGAAATGGTCCTTCGATATAGTGTTGTCAGAAGTATCCCTTAA
- a CDS encoding response regulator, producing MHILLVEDSTSHAGLFRYALEDLGIEKKVLLTWAKNTEEARAYLEEISFDLMIVDIGIPGENGIDFTRFVKKGIYAPIPVLILSMSQSQKDIIFAYEAGANAYLYKPSDFDNFLNELSQAIRYFSDISPLIS from the coding sequence ATGCACATCCTCTTAGTGGAAGACTCTACGAGTCACGCGGGTCTCTTTCGATATGCACTGGAGGACCTCGGTATCGAAAAAAAGGTTCTGTTAACCTGGGCAAAGAATACCGAGGAAGCCAGAGCTTATCTGGAAGAGATTTCATTTGATCTTATGATCGTTGATATTGGGATTCCGGGTGAAAATGGTATTGATTTTACCCGGTTTGTGAAAAAAGGTATATATGCGCCAATCCCCGTGTTGATTCTCTCTATGTCTCAAAGCCAAAAAGATATCATATTTGCCTACGAAGCCGGAGCCAACGCCTACTTATACAAACCATCCGACTTCGACAATTTCCTGAATGAACTCTCTCAAGCCATCCGATATTTTTCAGATATCTCCCCGCTTATTTCCTGA
- a CDS encoding DUF58 domain-containing protein, producing the protein MSTKENQSSDRTTELLKKVRKIEIKTRGLSNQIFSGGYHSAFKGRGMSFSEVRAYQYGDDVRNIDWNVTARFENPHIKVFEEEREIAVMMLVDISGSTMFGTQMNREQVAQMKADIMAEICAVLAFSAINNNDKVGVMFFTDRIEKYIPPKKGKNHILRIIRELIDTHPEGSGTDLAEVLRHLTNMLKKRSVVFILSDYMNTGAAYQDALSIAKRRHDVVGLHIFDDHEAHLPDIGLARVKDAETGESIWLDTAHKATRMSYDKWYQENLNRTREIFMRSGADFLSINTKDSYIQALMNLFSRREKRK; encoded by the coding sequence ATGAGTACAAAAGAGAATCAGAGTAGTGACCGGACCACAGAACTGTTGAAGAAGGTCCGAAAAATTGAGATTAAAACCCGAGGCCTTTCCAATCAAATATTCTCCGGAGGGTATCACAGTGCGTTCAAAGGGCGCGGTATGTCTTTTAGTGAAGTGCGGGCCTACCAGTATGGAGATGATGTACGAAATATCGACTGGAATGTCACTGCGCGATTTGAAAATCCCCATATTAAAGTCTTCGAAGAAGAACGGGAAATCGCCGTTATGATGCTGGTGGATATCAGTGGTTCGACCATGTTTGGTACACAGATGAACCGTGAACAGGTAGCGCAAATGAAAGCGGATATAATGGCTGAAATCTGCGCCGTACTCGCATTCTCTGCCATCAATAACAATGACAAAGTCGGCGTGATGTTTTTTACCGACAGAATAGAAAAATATATCCCCCCGAAAAAAGGCAAAAATCACATCCTCCGCATTATACGGGAGTTGATCGACACACATCCTGAGGGAAGCGGGACAGATCTGGCCGAAGTACTCCGGCATCTGACCAATATGTTGAAAAAGCGGAGTGTGGTCTTTATTCTCTCAGACTATATGAATACCGGTGCGGCCTACCAGGATGCCCTGAGTATTGCGAAAAGACGTCATGACGTGGTTGGGTTACATATTTTTGACGATCACGAAGCACACCTGCCCGACATTGGACTCGCGAGGGTAAAAGATGCAGAAACAGGAGAATCGATCTGGCTTGATACGGCCCATAAAGCGACCCGGATGAGTTATGACAAATGGTATCAGGAAAATCTCAACCGCACCCGTGAAATTTTTATGCGGTCTGGAGCAGATTTTCTGAGTATTAATACCAAAGACTCTTACATCCAGGCGCTTATGAACCTGTTTAGCAGAAGAGAAAAGCGGAAATAA
- a CDS encoding RNA methyltransferase encodes MRKLKLEELNRLSLDEFHEAEKQPVTVILDNIRSMHNVGAVFRTADAFLIEKVILCGITPIPPHREIRKTAIGAEESVSWEYQPNIVSVVASLKAEGYKIFSVEQTDQSIPLNQFLPSYEKCAVVFGNEVEGVSQEIVDISDVSVEIPQFGTKHSLNVSVAAGIVLYKLTIETGR; translated from the coding sequence ATGCGAAAACTAAAATTAGAAGAACTCAACAGGCTTTCCCTCGATGAATTTCACGAGGCCGAGAAACAACCCGTTACGGTTATCCTCGACAATATACGAAGTATGCACAATGTGGGTGCGGTTTTCCGCACGGCGGATGCTTTTCTGATCGAAAAAGTTATTCTTTGCGGTATTACCCCGATTCCTCCCCATCGTGAAATTCGCAAAACAGCCATTGGGGCAGAAGAAAGTGTAAGCTGGGAATATCAGCCGAATATTGTATCCGTTGTTGCTTCCCTGAAAGCGGAAGGCTATAAAATCTTTTCTGTTGAACAAACTGACCAGAGCATTCCTCTCAATCAGTTTTTGCCCTCCTATGAAAAATGCGCGGTTGTATTTGGCAATGAGGTAGAAGGGGTGAGTCAGGAAATTGTCGATATTTCAGATGTTTCTGTCGAAATTCCTCAGTTTGGAACCAAACATAGTCTGAATGTATCGGTTGCCGCCGGTATTGTTCTCTACAAGCTTACGATAGAAACCGGCCGTTAA
- a CDS encoding thiol-disulfide oxidoreductase DCC family protein, which yields MQVIIFDGVCNFCNASVNFIMDRDRQGVFRFTANQSEAGQKILTEAGEPTEEVGTVYLYENGKLYKESAAALRIARKLIFPWNLCYGFIIIPAFIRDFVYRIIAKNRYRWFGKRESCRLPSPEEAARFI from the coding sequence ATGCAGGTGATCATATTTGACGGAGTCTGTAATTTTTGTAATGCTTCTGTAAACTTCATCATGGACAGAGATCGGCAGGGTGTATTCAGATTCACGGCCAATCAGTCAGAAGCCGGCCAGAAAATTCTTACTGAGGCAGGAGAACCCACCGAAGAAGTAGGCACCGTTTATCTCTATGAAAATGGGAAACTCTATAAAGAATCTGCTGCCGCCTTGCGTATCGCAAGGAAGTTGATATTTCCGTGGAATCTGTGTTACGGGTTTATCATCATCCCGGCTTTTATCAGGGATTTTGTTTATAGAATTATTGCCAAAAACCGTTACCGGTGGTTTGGGAAAAGAGAATCCTGCCGCCTGCCCAGTCCGGAAGAAGCCGCGCGATTTATCTGA
- a CDS encoding HAD hydrolase family protein, whose amino-acid sequence MSFFGKNLRHIRARKNQTTASFAQEMGIWEDTLRKYELGKAEPDFDTLIEISDKLNLPVDHLLKRDIGMFEQTIAGKKIRFILLDVDGTMTDGGMYYNQTGDQIKRFNVKDGLAIHRAITRHGMNFGFISSGSADKVIQARAEAIGVQFVHAGREPKTEVAARWISQTGIGFENMAYLGDDLNDLSLMKKVSLSACPADSARQIKSIADVVLTRKGGEGCVREFIEDVLAFDITY is encoded by the coding sequence GTGTCTTTTTTCGGAAAAAACCTTCGTCATATTCGAGCCAGGAAAAACCAGACTACGGCCAGCTTTGCCCAGGAAATGGGTATTTGGGAGGATACCCTCCGCAAATACGAACTGGGCAAAGCTGAGCCGGATTTTGATACACTGATTGAAATCTCGGACAAGCTTAACTTACCGGTTGATCACTTATTAAAACGCGATATCGGTATGTTCGAGCAAACTATCGCAGGAAAAAAAATAAGGTTTATTCTTCTGGACGTGGATGGTACGATGACAGACGGAGGAATGTACTACAACCAAACCGGAGATCAGATTAAGCGATTTAATGTAAAAGACGGATTGGCCATTCATCGCGCCATCACACGACACGGCATGAATTTTGGCTTTATCAGTTCCGGTTCTGCGGATAAAGTCATTCAGGCACGAGCCGAAGCAATTGGGGTGCAGTTTGTACATGCAGGAAGGGAACCGAAAACAGAAGTAGCTGCCCGCTGGATTTCTCAGACAGGCATCGGATTTGAAAATATGGCCTATCTGGGCGATGATCTCAATGACCTGTCTTTAATGAAAAAAGTTTCCCTCTCAGCCTGCCCGGCAGATTCCGCAAGACAAATCAAAAGTATAGCTGATGTCGTATTAACCAGGAAGGGCGGAGAAGGCTGTGTACGCGAATTTATTGAAGATGTACTGGCCTTTGATATTACCTATTAA
- a CDS encoding DUF4382 domain-containing protein, whose amino-acid sequence MLLVLFATFSCEFGEDDFYDSEEDGKSYLQIRLTDNPTNVDQVNIDLLQVSVKTKASSGFVPLFTYAGVYDLLQYQAGQDTLIVNDTLPPGEIQEVRLLLGPNNSIMVDSVIYPLKVPSGMSSGIKIKFNKIMVQDSLTNVTLDFDAEKSVVEQGNGGYLLKPVISAIL is encoded by the coding sequence ATGCTCTTGGTCCTTTTCGCAACTTTTTCCTGTGAATTTGGAGAGGATGATTTTTATGATTCAGAAGAAGACGGAAAATCCTATTTGCAAATCCGGCTTACAGACAATCCCACGAATGTAGATCAGGTAAATATCGATCTTCTTCAGGTATCGGTAAAAACCAAAGCCAGCTCGGGTTTTGTCCCACTTTTCACTTATGCAGGTGTTTATGACCTCCTCCAATATCAGGCTGGTCAGGACACGCTGATTGTCAATGACACGCTGCCTCCTGGCGAAATTCAGGAAGTCAGACTTCTTCTGGGTCCCAACAATAGCATTATGGTTGATAGTGTAATTTATCCTCTGAAAGTTCCATCGGGCATGTCCTCAGGGATAAAAATTAAATTCAACAAAATCATGGTTCAGGACAGTCTTACCAATGTCACCCTGGACTTTGATGCTGAAAAATCAGTAGTAGAGCAGGGAAATGGCGGATATTTACTAAAACCTGTAATCAGCGCTATTTTATAG